In a genomic window of Occallatibacter riparius:
- the phoU gene encoding phosphate signaling complex protein PhoU, whose translation MTRIKFQQSLEDLKENLLVMAGLAEQAIQRAIEAYRTRDLSICDLVSRSEIAINRMERDVDQTALDLLAMEQPMATDLRFILSVIKINADLERVGDSAKSISDRVRQMEQLPSAELPVDIPRMATLASDMVRKSLQSFIDANAELARSVLTMDDAVDAMNRTAYKTLTKVMEEQPHLAPQALNALMISRNLERVADHATNIAEDVIFWVQGADVRHHKSVMAREKSQQAAPSSSSAD comes from the coding sequence ATGACACGCATAAAGTTTCAGCAGAGCCTCGAAGACCTGAAAGAAAATCTGCTGGTGATGGCGGGCCTTGCAGAACAGGCGATTCAGCGTGCAATCGAGGCGTATCGCACGCGCGATCTCTCCATCTGCGATTTGGTGAGTCGTAGCGAGATAGCCATCAATCGCATGGAGCGGGACGTCGATCAGACCGCGCTGGACCTGCTCGCGATGGAGCAGCCGATGGCCACCGATTTGCGCTTCATCCTCAGCGTCATCAAGATCAATGCCGACCTGGAGAGGGTAGGCGATTCGGCCAAGAGCATCAGCGATCGCGTGCGGCAGATGGAGCAGTTGCCGAGCGCTGAATTGCCTGTGGATATTCCGCGCATGGCAACTCTTGCATCGGACATGGTTCGCAAGAGTCTCCAATCGTTCATTGATGCCAACGCTGAACTCGCGCGATCGGTACTCACCATGGACGACGCTGTGGACGCGATGAATCGCACGGCTTACAAGACACTGACGAAAGTGATGGAAGAGCAGCCCCATTTGGCTCCGCAGGCCCTGAATGCCTTGATGATCAGCCGCAATCTCGAGCGCGTTGCCGACCATGCGACGAACATTGCCGAGGACGTGATCTTCTGGGTGCAGGGCGCGGATGTGCGTCATCATAAGAGCGTAATGGCGCGCGAGAAGTCTCAGCAGGCCGCGCCTTCTTCGTCATCTGCAGACTGA
- the pstB gene encoding phosphate ABC transporter ATP-binding protein PstB, with translation MGVGIEVTNLNAWYGTNHTLQDINLHIPANQATALIGPSGCGKSTFVRCLNRMHETNPIARVTGTVKMGDIDVYADSKPVQIRRRVGMVFQRPNPFPTMSIYDNVASGLKLNGYRNRRVLDETVERSLKKSALWDEVKDDLKKKSGASLSGGQQQRLCIARALAVDPEVLLMDEPASALDPVSTSKIEDLIFELKSLYTIVIVTHNMQQAARVAEKTGFFLNGRLVEFDSTHKIFTNPSDKRTEDYITGRFG, from the coding sequence GTGGGCGTCGGAATTGAAGTAACCAACCTGAACGCGTGGTACGGCACGAATCACACGCTGCAGGACATCAACCTGCATATTCCGGCGAATCAGGCGACAGCGCTGATCGGGCCGTCGGGCTGCGGCAAGAGCACCTTTGTGCGCTGCCTAAACCGTATGCACGAGACGAATCCGATCGCTCGCGTTACGGGCACGGTGAAGATGGGTGACATAGATGTTTATGCCGATTCGAAGCCGGTGCAGATCCGCCGCCGAGTTGGCATGGTCTTCCAGCGACCGAATCCGTTCCCGACCATGTCGATCTACGACAACGTTGCCTCTGGCCTTAAACTGAACGGCTACCGGAATCGCCGCGTGCTCGATGAGACTGTCGAGCGGTCGCTGAAGAAATCGGCGCTCTGGGACGAGGTCAAGGACGACTTAAAGAAGAAGTCGGGCGCAAGCCTTTCTGGCGGTCAGCAGCAGCGCCTTTGCATCGCGCGTGCGCTGGCTGTTGATCCCGAAGTCCTGTTGATGGATGAACCGGCGTCGGCGCTCGACCCGGTTTCGACATCGAAGATTGAGGACCTGATCTTCGAGCTGAAATCGCTGTACACTATTGTGATCGTGACGCACAACATGCAGCAGGCCGCGCGTGTTGCCGAGAAGACTGGTTTCTTTCTAAACGGCCGCCTTGTGGAGTTCGACTCGACGCATAAGATCTTCACCAATCCCAGCGATAAGCGCACGGAAGACTACATCACGGGCAGGTTCGGATGA